In the genome of Psychrilyobacter piezotolerans, the window GAATAAATTTTGTAAAAGCTATCATAAATTTGTTTAAACTTCCGTGGATGAGAACATCTTTTTTAGTATCTATATTTTTATACAGGTATTTTGCCACATCTTCCGGATCAGCTATATGAAAGTTTTTAAAGAGTCCCTTTTCTATCCCATCCATCTTTTCAAAGGCAGTTTTTGTAGGGCCTGGACAGAGGGTGATGACCCTTATATCGCTGTCTCTGAACTCTTCTGCAACTCCTTCAGAAAAATTTAACAGGTATGATTTTGTCCCGTAGTAAACACTCATAAGGGGACCGCTGTGAAAACCGGCTGTGGAAGCTATATTAAATACTCTGCCCCTTCCTATTTTGAGCATATCCCGTAAAAATAATTTCGTAAGAACGGTAGGCGTGACTATATTTAAATTTATCAGATCCAGGTCGGACCGGATCTCTTTTTCTATGAATTCACCGTGGTATCCCATCCCGGCATTATTGATAAGGATATCTACTTCTAATTGTTTTTTTTTAACTGTTTCATATAAACTGACGGCTCCTGTTTCCCCTGATATGTCCAAAGGTATTATTTTTATATCTATCTTATATAGGGACTCTAAATTTTCTTTGAGGAGG includes:
- a CDS encoding SDR family NAD(P)-dependent oxidoreductase; this encodes MKYTLITGGSSGIGLKLAHTFAQNNHNLILVARNRGALSLLKENLESLYKIDIKIIPLDISGETGAVSLYETVKKKQLEVDILINNAGMGYHGEFIEKEIRSDLDLINLNIVTPTVLTKLFLRDMLKIGRGRVFNIASTAGFHSGPLMSVYYGTKSYLLNFSEGVAEEFRDSDIRVITLCPGPTKTAFEKMDGIEKGLFKNFHIADPEDVAKYLYKNIDTKKDVLIHGSLNKFMIAFTKFIPRKINLNLIKRIQKKK